The genomic DNA TGCAGGCATCTGTTGAAGTCAAGACACGCACTCGGACAAATGAGGTGAGCTCTGGCCGTTTTGATGAAACACCCATAAGCGTGTTTCTGACGGTGCGCCGCTCCGGGGCCCGTACATCGCTTGAGGATTTGATTAGTGACTTTGGTTCACTTGCGGGTCATATTGAGCGTATTGCTGAAGACCGGGTGATTCCCAATGTCATCATGCCGCTCCATGAGACCATTCAATCACTCTAAATAACTGCTCGGTCGAGCTTAGATCGATTAGCCGACTGATGTATAAAGCATGTTACGTAATGAATTAGGGCACTCAACCTGTCCGGTGAGGCAGCTGAGTCGCGCCGTCTCACAAAGTACCAATAAGTGTGTGTCGTTTGACGGTGCATCAAGAACATCACGATTTTCACTAATCCGTCGTATGTGTTGCCCCACAAGCTCGCCAGGGCGAAGGGGTTTATTGGAAGGTGTTGAATCGATCTGGCGTCCATCCGGTCCAAGCCACTGCATCGAATTATCGGAGAGCCTCAGTGTGCCTCCTTCGCCGATGATGGTGACGCCACGGAACCAGGTTCCTGCGAGATTCGATAGTGATAGCGTGATACAGCGATGATCGGCCATTCGTAAACTTGCGCCCAAATGCCCATGCAATTGGTCGAGTGGCTCAGGAATACCAGGGAGGGGGCTTCTGAGCGTCGCAAAGATGCCTTCAGGTTCGCCACAAAGGCAATCGACTAGATCCATTGCATCAAACAAGCGACCCGCAAGGCCGCCCTCACCGGCGCCGCATCTGAAGGCCATATGCACGCTGGTAATTTCACCAAACTCATTTAATGCATCTTGTGCCATGAGGTAGCCCGGACTGAATCGCATGAGCGGAACAAGTGAGGCTTGTGGTACGGGCATTGTTTCAGAGAGTAAATCGGCAACAGCACCAGCCGGTGGTTCACTGAGAAGGTACCGGCGTGGGCGGCATTCCATCAATTGGCGAAGTGGGCTTTCAATCGAAATAGCTGTCGTGATCCACATGATGTCAGCGTTATCGCACTGGATGGCTTCGCGAATATCAGCAATTGGTTTGGTGTCGAGGACTCGGCTGCAAGCTGCAGCCCCTGCGAGCGAGTCTGACCCCATGCCTACCAGCTCTGCACCGGACGTTGAGACAGCATCAGCAACCAGCTTACGGTGCTCCGGGACAGTCCAAACAAGCAGTCGAGGTGAACCCATGCCATTAGTGTAGTGTGAAGAACCACTGTCGCTAGTATGAATACTTCGTTACACTTTGGTTGTGGATAGACGGTCGCTGCCTGTACTCGGCATGTCCGAATTCAGGTGGAGGAAAGTCCGAACACGACAGGACAATGGTGATGGGTAACGCCCACCGGCCCTCGATCACCGGGCTAGGGAAAGTGCCACAGAAAATGAACCGCCGATGGGTCTTGGCTTTCGGGTCAAGGCAACAGGTAAGGGTGAAAAGGTGCGGTAAGAGCGCACCGCTCGGCTGGTGACAGTCGGGGCATGGTAAACCCCACTGCGTGCAAGCGCAAGCAGTCCTCGCCGATGCTCAGGTATCGGAGCCGTGGTCCGCGGTATGAGGACGGGTCGCGTGCAAGAGGCCGTCGGTAACGGCGGCCCTGAGATGAATGACCGTCACTGGCCTAGCTCATCGTTTGATCAGCTAGGCGGGGACAGAATTCGGCTTATGTCCACAGGTGATCTCAATGGGGCGGATGGCGGGAAATCGCCATCCGCCTCACCTTTTTTTTGTTACCTGCCTTCGAGCTTGAGTTCGAGTGTTTCGAGAGTGCCATCTCTTCGAATGACGAGGGTCACGGTGTCGCCAGGGCTATGCTGACGGAGTACCTCTGCGAGGACGCGTGGGCCTTCGAGATCCGTATCATTCCACTTGACCAAGATGTCGCCCTTTTTCACACCACCCTTGTCGGCTGAGGTGCCTTTAGAGACAGCTTCGACTCGGACGCCTTTGCCGTTCTCGTCGCCATATCCAGGCATGATGCCCAGTCGAACCTTTGCCCCAGTGCGGCTGGGCGGGGCTGAGTCCTCTTCTGCGTCTTCGTCCATCGTCAGTTTTTCAGGCATCAGTGCCAACTCGAGGATCAGCGGCTCCGCAAAATTGACTACCTGCATGGCACCTTCAGGATTGATCGTGAAAGCCCGGTCGGTTGGCGTGTGGTAATCATCATGAAGTCCTGTGAACGGAAAGAGTACTGGCACACCAGCGCGATAGAAGCTGGCGTGATCAGATGGTCCCAGTCCACCGGGTGATGTTGTCACTGTCAGGCCACTGCGTTCATAATGCGGTGGAAGAATCTCATCGAACTCAACTGCGGTGCCAGTTCCAGAGAGCGAGAGATTGTTATTGCGAAGGCGGCCAACCATATCGAAGTTCATCATGGCCTGAATATTGTCAACTGGCATCGTCGGATTCTTGACGAAGTAATCCGAGCCGTGCAAGCCAGCTTCTTCCGCACCAAACCAAATCATGAGGACCGATCTTCGCGGTGTATCCTCTGGAAGATTCTTATATGCTCGAGCCAGCCGACTCGTCATAACTAATAGAGCAGAAGATCCCGATGCATTATCGTCAGCCCCGGGATGAAGTTGACCTTCATAGTTTGAACTTGTGCCGGTATAGCCATAGCCAACATGATCTAGGTGAGCACCAACGACAACCCATTGATCGGCAAGATCACCATGACCGGGCAGCACCCCAGCAACGTTGTCAGTGGTGATGCGGTTTGCACGCACAACATCGGCACCGAACGTGACGTCAGCATTGTTATCAAAGTTAAGTGTCTTAATTTTGCCTTGATCAGCTTCACGACGTAGGGTCATCAGATCTCGGTGTTCGGGATCAATGTCTTGAAGAAGTTGGTTTGCAGCTTCAGGCGTCATTTGTATTGCAGGCACTTCTAGCGTTGGCTCAAAACGTGAAGTCCGACGCAGTGTTTCGAGTCCCCGTCTTCCATCGCGAGCATCTGGGGGGTTAATCATGATGATCCCAGCGGCACCTCGTTCGATGACCGCATCAAATTTTTGAGCGATTGAAGATTTACTGGAAAAGAGTCGCTCAGACCATAGGCTCTTGCCATTTTCGTTGAGTGGCTCATAGCGAAGTATCATCGCGATGCGGCCAGAAAGATCTGTGTCTTCCTCAAAGCTTGAGTATCCATCAGGACCAGAATCGATGGCATAACCCACAAACGTAACTGGTGCGGTCACCATGCCATTGCCAGCATTGCCTAAGCTCCTGAAGTCTTCGTCAGGTTTGAACGCGATATCTAACACGCGAGCGGACTGATTTTCAATTTTGGTATTTCCGCGTCCTTGGCTGAAGGTAAAGCTCTGTCGATGGCGCGTCTCTATTTCACCCTTGTCAGTCGAGACGACGGTTGGTTCGAATGGACCCTCTAAACCATACTTATCGAGATAGAACTCAACATACGACTCAGCTCTTCGAAAACCATCTGTCGTTGGGGCTCGCCCTTCAAAGTATGGATTTGAGAGCGTAATCACGTGTTGGTAGTAGGTCAGTACCTCTGGATCGACCTGCCCCATCGTGGACAGGAGGTTCATCTCGGCCTCTTGCTCGGTCAGTGGCGGGGCCTCTTCCTGGACACCCTCATCTTCATCCTGGACGGCCACAAGACTGGTGGCTTCTGGGTCAAAGGCACGGATGTTCTCTGGCCCGGGCTGGACCTTCGGATTGGTACTCGATTGCTGTTCTTCTGGAGTGTTGACCACCACTGTCGGGGCAGGTTTGACGCTATTTGTGGTCTCACAGGCAGTTAGCAGGCCAGTTGGAAGCAGGAGGCCTACTATGACTGTGATGCGGAAGATTGGTGTAGATCGTTGCCAAGTTTTCATAAGTCAACTCACATGCGAAATGGGTTCAGAGGATAGGAGATTGCCCAGAATAACGTGTCTATGCAAGTATTGTTTGGATGCGGTGTGTTCTGTCAGCGGAAGCTCCTGAAATAGAGCATGCTCAAGCAAGAGATGCCATCGACGGGCCCAGTGATGCTGCGATAGGATGCCGTAAGCGGGCTAGAATAGGTATCCTTTGATGCGAAGTGAGTATCTGCGAGTGGGTCCAATTCGTCAGGGCCAGTATCACCGTTCAATAGTCAGTGCTCAGAAAATGTATTTGATCCTGGGATGGAGTTCATGGATTACACCCAAATTACACAGCAAGAAGAAGAACAGATGCTGGCCACGATTGGTGTGTCCAGTGTAGACGAGCTATTTGAAGCGATACCAGCTTCGATTCGATGCAAGGAGGTCCTTGATCTGCCTCCAGCGCTTTCAGAACTCGAGTTACAGCGTGCGCTTCGAGAGATGGCTGATCACAATAACGGTGCGCATGACATGACTTGTTTCATGGGCGCTGGTGCGTATGACCATTTTTCACCAGTATTGATTGATCAGTTAGTTGGGCGGGGAGAATTTCTGACCGCTTACACGCCGTATCAATCTGAAGCCTCGCAAGGTTCTCTTCAAGCCTTTTTTGAATTTCAAACACAGGTTGCCCGCTTGGCAGGTTTAGACATTGCGAATGCAAGTCTTTACGACGGCGCAACAGCAGCAGCAGAAGCGGTGCTATTGGCGCTCAATGCAACGGGGAAGCGCCGAGTTTTGGTAGCCGATACTGTTCACCCTGATACAAGAACGGTTATTAAGTCATATCTAGGCGACCTTCCGGCTGAATATATTGAATTGCCATCAAGTGATGGACATGTATCTGCTGAGACAGTGCGGTCATATCTGGATAATGACACTGCTGCAGTCATGATCCAATCGCCCAATGTTTGGGGCCTGATTGAAGACTCCAAAGGTTGCTTTGATGCGACGCATGAGCAAGATAAAACGATTGCAGTTGCAGTCTTTAATCCCATCGCATCAGCAATGTTGCACTCGCCCGGGGCTTGTGGAGCCGATATTGCAACCGCTGAAGGGCAGCCACTGGGAGTGCCCTTGAGCTTTGGGGGTCCTTATCTGGGGCTCTTTGCTGCTCGATCAACTTTTCTTCGCAAAATGCCAGGTCGAATCATCGGTCAAACAAAGGATGTTGATGGACGGCGTTGCTTTTGTTTGACGCTTCAGACCCGAGAGCAGCATATTCGCGGAGCCAAAGCAACAAGCAATGTCTGTACGAATCAAGGTTTATTGGCGCTGCGTGCAACGATGTTCATGTCTACGCTTGGAACAAATGGTCTTCGTGAGATGGCGGAGCAGTGTTATCACAAGGCCCACTATCTGGCGAATCAGATTGCCAAGTTGCCAGGCTTTCGTCTTACTTTCGAAGGGCCATTCTTCAATGAGTTCTGTGTGACTTGTCCTGAGAATGTCACCGCGATCGTCGAAGCAGGTAAACGTCGAGGCATACTTGTTGGCGTTGCTCCTAGTGGACGTCGAATGAGTTCGATTGGAAACCCAAACCAACTCATAATAGCCGTTACTGAAAAGAGAACAAAAAAAGAGATGGATTCACTTGTGAATCTTTTTCGTACATTCACTGAAGGCAGTGATAAGGTGACATCATGAGTGCGGAGACTGAGGCAATGGTTCACACTCGAGTCGATGTGAAGACCAGAGGCGAGCGGCCGACAGAGCCACTCATCTTTGAAAAGTCTGTGCCAGGGCAGCGAGGGGTTGACTTGCCACCACTTGATGTGGAGCGAGCAGAAATACCTGATTCTATTCTTGGTGTTGCTCCAGATCTGGCTGAGTTAGGGCAGCGTGATGTCGTGGCACACTTCACGCATCTCTCAGAGCGAAATCTCTCTTTGGATGGAAGCTTTTATCCATTGGGTTCTTGCACGATGAAGCTCAATCCCAGAATTAACGAATGGGCTGCTGCGTTGCCAGGGTTTGCGCAGCTGCATCCCTTGCAAGATGATGACACGATTCAGGGTGCCTTGAGGCTTTTGTATGAAGTTCGTGGTTTCTTGGAGGCGATCTCAGGGCTTGGCGAAGTTTCTGTGCAGCCGGCAGCGGGGGCGCATGGTGAGTACACAGCACTCAAGGTGATGAGAGCCTATTACATTGATATCGGCCAACCTGAACGGACGGTTGTGCTGGCACCAGATAATGCGCATGGCACCAATCCTGCCAGTTGCACAATGTGTGGAGCCAATGTTGCACCAGTGAAAACAAGCGGTGGTTGTACTGATTTAGAAGATCTTGCTCGCGTGATTGAGACGCACGGGGCAGAGAATATTCTCGCCCTCATGATTACCAATCCCAATACGGCAGGTATCTTCGATCATCAAATTGAAC from Phycisphaerales bacterium includes the following:
- a CDS encoding M28 family peptidase produces the protein MKTWQRSTPIFRITVIVGLLLPTGLLTACETTNSVKPAPTVVVNTPEEQQSSTNPKVQPGPENIRAFDPEATSLVAVQDEDEGVQEEAPPLTEQEAEMNLLSTMGQVDPEVLTYYQHVITLSNPYFEGRAPTTDGFRRAESYVEFYLDKYGLEGPFEPTVVSTDKGEIETRHRQSFTFSQGRGNTKIENQSARVLDIAFKPDEDFRSLGNAGNGMVTAPVTFVGYAIDSGPDGYSSFEEDTDLSGRIAMILRYEPLNENGKSLWSERLFSSKSSIAQKFDAVIERGAAGIIMINPPDARDGRRGLETLRRTSRFEPTLEVPAIQMTPEAANQLLQDIDPEHRDLMTLRREADQGKIKTLNFDNNADVTFGADVVRANRITTDNVAGVLPGHGDLADQWVVVGAHLDHVGYGYTGTSSNYEGQLHPGADDNASGSSALLVMTSRLARAYKNLPEDTPRRSVLMIWFGAEEAGLHGSDYFVKNPTMPVDNIQAMMNFDMVGRLRNNNLSLSGTGTAVEFDEILPPHYERSGLTVTTSPGGLGPSDHASFYRAGVPVLFPFTGLHDDYHTPTDRAFTINPEGAMQVVNFAEPLILELALMPEKLTMDEDAEEDSAPPSRTGAKVRLGIMPGYGDENGKGVRVEAVSKGTSADKGGVKKGDILVKWNDTDLEGPRVLAEVLRQHSPGDTVTLVIRRDGTLETLELKLEGR
- the gcvPA gene encoding aminomethyl-transferring glycine dehydrogenase subunit GcvPA, which gives rise to MDYTQITQQEEEQMLATIGVSSVDELFEAIPASIRCKEVLDLPPALSELELQRALREMADHNNGAHDMTCFMGAGAYDHFSPVLIDQLVGRGEFLTAYTPYQSEASQGSLQAFFEFQTQVARLAGLDIANASLYDGATAAAEAVLLALNATGKRRVLVADTVHPDTRTVIKSYLGDLPAEYIELPSSDGHVSAETVRSYLDNDTAAVMIQSPNVWGLIEDSKGCFDATHEQDKTIAVAVFNPIASAMLHSPGACGADIATAEGQPLGVPLSFGGPYLGLFAARSTFLRKMPGRIIGQTKDVDGRRCFCLTLQTREQHIRGAKATSNVCTNQGLLALRATMFMSTLGTNGLREMAEQCYHKAHYLANQIAKLPGFRLTFEGPFFNEFCVTCPENVTAIVEAGKRRGILVGVAPSGRRMSSIGNPNQLIIAVTEKRTKKEMDSLVNLFRTFTEGSDKVTS